ATGAAGTCGCTGATGCGCTGCTCCCCCGAGGTTCGGATGATGAGATCCGGATCGGGCTGGCCGCCCGTGTAGAGGTGCTCGCTGATCAGTTCGGGGGTGAGGAGCTCTGCAAGAGCGTCCAGGGTTCCACCCGAGCTTTCGTGCTTCTGCACGATACTGCGCATAGCGTCGGCGATTTCGCGTCGCCCGCCGTAGCCGATGGCGAGATTCACATGGAGCCCGGTGTTGGAGGCCGTGCGGGCCTGCGCATCGGCGAGACGCTGGCGGAGGCCCTCCGGTAGGCCTTCGCTCGAGCCCACGTGCTGGATACGCCAGTCGCGCACGTGCGAGAGTTCGTCGGCAAGGTCACCAATGATCTCGAAGAGTCCCTCGAGTTCCTCACCGGTGCGACCCGTGAGGTTGTCCGTCGAGAGAAGGTAGAGCGTCGCGACGCCAATTCCGAGATCATCGCACCATTCGAGGAACGCCCGGTACTTCGCGGCGCCGGCGCGATGACCGTGGGCGGCGGTTTCCAGTTCGCGCAGCTTGGCCCACCGGCGGTTGCCGTCGATGATCATCGCTACGTGGTGTGGAAGTTCGACCGCGGACAGCTGCCGACGGATCCGATTCTGGTACAGCCCGTACAGAAGCCCGCGCCCGAAAGTCACTCGGCGCTCACTCACACGCCTACGCTAGTCCACTCGCGTGCCCAGCTTGCGGGCAGGGCGACGCTCTACACTGGCGCGGTGCCCGTGAGAGATACAGAACCAGCAGCCGATCTGCCGAACCTGCCCCTCCTCGACGAAGCGATCGACCACGAGAAAATAGACCTCAAACCGACGTGGCGAGGATGGATCCACGCGGCGACCTTC
This genomic window from Antiquaquibacter oligotrophicus contains:
- a CDS encoding isoprenyl transferase; translation: MSERRVTFGRGLLYGLYQNRIRRQLSAVELPHHVAMIIDGNRRWAKLRELETAAHGHRAGAAKYRAFLEWCDDLGIGVATLYLLSTDNLTGRTGEELEGLFEIIGDLADELSHVRDWRIQHVGSSEGLPEGLRQRLADAQARTASNTGLHVNLAIGYGGRREIADAMRSIVQKHESSGGTLDALAELLTPELISEHLYTGGQPDPDLIIRTSGEQRISDFMLWQSAHSELYFVEALGPDLREVDFLRAMRAYGTRHRRFGQ